The Polaribacter sp. KT25b genome contains the following window.
TTAATTGTGTGATGTAAATCTAAATGCGCAGTTGGTTCATCTAAAATGATAATTTCTGTGTCTTGCGCCAAAGCTCTTGCAATTAAAACTCTTTGTAATTGACCATCACTAAGTTCGTAAAAGCGTTTATTTTTTAAATGATTGATTTCTGTTTCATCAATTGCCCAATTTATTTTTTTTAAATCAGCTTTGGATAATTTATCAATCCAATTTGTATAAGGTTGTCTACCAAAAGTAACAAGTTCGAAAACTGTTAATTGACTTTCTGGCAATCTTTCTGTTAAAACCATGCTTAAACAAGTTGCTAATTCTTGATTTTTGTATGTTTTTAAACTTTTATTATTGATAAAAATTGAGCCATTTAAAGGTTCTTGAACTTTGGTAATTGTTCTTAACAGAGTCGATTTTCCAATTCCGTTTTTACCTAAAACGGTAACTAATTTCCCTTTTTCAATAGATAAATCAATCTTAGAAGCAATAATAGTTTGCTCTTTTTTTGTTTGATAACCTAT
Protein-coding sequences here:
- a CDS encoding ABC transporter ATP-binding protein encodes the protein MTSVLTVTQLNNYKIKQQIKNIVLKTENLSIGYQTKKEQTIIASKIDLSIEKGKLVTVLGKNGIGKSTLLRTITKVQEPLNGSIFINNKSLKTYKNQELATCLSMVLTERLPESQLTVFELVTFGRQPYTNWIDKLSKADLKKINWAIDETEINHLKNKRFYELSDGQLQRVLIARALAQDTEIIILDEPTAHLDLHHTIKIFSLLKNLVEKTSKTIIMSSHEVNFSIKFADEIILFSDDKIMYGSPSELIEKNSFDNLFPKEIVNFNRNLQQFIINKK